A window of the Pseudomonas sp. B21_DOA genome harbors these coding sequences:
- a CDS encoding GAF domain-containing protein, which yields MQMSDTVLKASLSQEERSAIAEIEATTNILQLVTRLTGTRFAGIAKFTETEWIVCSAYDPIELGINVGDTLDLETTLCSEFRRNPQALFLPQISKDGRLSSRPVVKQYSIESYAGAPVFLPDGRLWGALCALDSRAVLFDNPDLAETLTLFARLIGCIFFSNLTVEGASHIQTGSCFAD from the coding sequence ATGCAAATGAGTGACACCGTTCTAAAAGCGTCTTTAAGCCAAGAGGAGCGCTCGGCGATCGCCGAGATCGAAGCGACCACCAATATCCTGCAGCTCGTCACCCGTCTGACCGGTACACGCTTTGCCGGAATCGCAAAATTCACGGAAACGGAATGGATTGTATGTTCGGCGTACGATCCGATTGAACTGGGAATAAATGTCGGCGATACGCTGGATCTGGAAACCACCCTTTGCAGTGAGTTTCGACGAAATCCCCAAGCCCTCTTCCTTCCACAAATCAGCAAGGATGGACGACTGTCGTCACGTCCTGTGGTGAAGCAGTATTCAATTGAAAGCTACGCAGGCGCGCCTGTTTTCCTGCCGGACGGGAGACTCTGGGGGGCCTTATGTGCTCTGGACTCAAGGGCTGTTCTGTTTGACAACCCCGATCTTGCAGAGACATTGACGCTGTTCGCGCGGCTCATTGGCTGCATCTTTTTCTCGAATCTGACGGTGGAAGGTGCCAGCCACATTCAGACCGGATCGTGCTTCGCTGATTGA
- a CDS encoding tyrosine-type recombinase/integrase — MGRRPSKPGSIARLRERKKASGRVFYYYDTGGKDRKEIPLGSDYGLAIMEYAKLERDRTATDLVAKVITFRYVAEKYMVDVVPTKGTATQADNKRELKNLIAFFDDPPAPLETIEPLHVRQYLTWRKAAPVRANREKALLSAIWNYARDKGYTSLANPCAGIKGNKETGRDTYVEDALFKRVHDKADVGLQDAMDLAYLTGQRVTDTRLMDERDVRDGQIWVLQGKTKAKRRIEITGELKVLIDRIMSRKSEHKVRSTRLIVTEDGTPMTVAMLRRRFDLAREAAGVPKAEFQMRDLRAKAGTDKAESSGDILQARDQLGHTTVVMTEQYIRNRKGKKVMPTK; from the coding sequence ATGGGAAGACGACCAAGTAAACCCGGCTCGATCGCCAGGCTGCGGGAGCGCAAGAAAGCCAGCGGCCGGGTGTTCTACTACTACGACACGGGCGGCAAAGACAGAAAGGAAATTCCACTGGGCAGCGACTACGGCTTGGCGATCATGGAGTACGCGAAGCTTGAGCGTGATCGCACCGCAACCGATCTGGTCGCCAAGGTCATTACGTTCCGCTACGTCGCCGAAAAATACATGGTCGACGTCGTCCCTACCAAAGGCACGGCGACCCAGGCTGACAACAAGCGCGAGCTGAAGAATCTGATCGCTTTCTTCGACGACCCGCCAGCGCCGCTGGAAACGATCGAGCCGTTGCACGTACGCCAGTACCTGACATGGCGCAAGGCCGCGCCGGTGCGCGCGAACCGCGAGAAAGCGCTGCTCAGCGCCATCTGGAATTACGCTCGGGACAAGGGTTATACGTCTCTTGCCAATCCATGCGCCGGCATCAAGGGAAACAAGGAAACCGGGCGGGATACGTATGTCGAGGATGCGCTGTTCAAACGCGTGCACGACAAGGCAGATGTGGGCCTGCAAGACGCAATGGACCTCGCCTATCTGACCGGGCAACGGGTAACAGATACCCGGCTGATGGATGAGCGCGACGTGCGTGACGGGCAGATTTGGGTTTTGCAGGGCAAGACAAAGGCGAAGCGGCGGATCGAGATAACGGGGGAGCTGAAGGTTTTGATTGATCGAATCATGTCCCGCAAGTCAGAACACAAGGTCCGCTCGACGCGGCTGATCGTTACAGAGGACGGCACACCGATGACGGTGGCGATGTTGCGCAGGAGATTCGACTTGGCCAGGGAAGCGGCCGGCGTGCCGAAAGCTGAATTTCAGATGCGCGACTTGCGCGCCAAGGCGGGTACCGATAAGGCTGAATCCAGTGGCGATATCTTGCAAGCCAGAGATCAACTTGGGCATACGACGGTGGTTATGACCGAGCAGTACATCCGCAATCGAAAAGGCAAAAAAGTCATGCCGACCAAGTGA
- a CDS encoding DUF4224 domain-containing protein yields MTIQFLSHEEVCELTGARTKAGQILNLKKNGVRHTIKVNGWPSVTAMAVTAVGAFESEKPVWKSRKAS; encoded by the coding sequence ATGACCATTCAGTTTCTATCGCACGAGGAGGTTTGCGAGCTCACCGGCGCGCGAACCAAGGCAGGTCAGATCCTCAACCTGAAAAAGAACGGCGTCCGCCATACGATTAAAGTGAACGGCTGGCCGAGCGTCACCGCGATGGCGGTCACCGCCGTCGGCGCATTTGAATCAGAAAAGCCCGTATGGAAATCACGTAAGGCCAGCTGA
- a CDS encoding DNA cytosine methyltransferase, which produces MPTAIDLFAGLGGWSTGARNAGIEVIWAANHWPVAVEWHSANHPDAIHICQDLHQADWSKVPAHDIMLASPCCQGHSKARGKKSGNAQHDASRSTAWAVVSAAEYHKPEVVLVENVEEFTDWALYPAWSQAMAALGYMIAPHVVDCADLGVPQHRVRLFLVCTRSKSPLMLELHRRQHVPAASFLQFDAGRWSPIDKPGRAQATLDRVRNGRERFGDQFIMPYYGKGSGLTGRDINRPIGTITTLDRWALVRGDEMRMLSANEALAAMSFPADTLRPDNHRLTMHMAGNAVPPLAGQRIIEALKAAA; this is translated from the coding sequence ATGCCCACTGCAATCGATTTATTCGCCGGTCTTGGCGGATGGTCCACTGGTGCCCGCAATGCCGGCATCGAAGTTATCTGGGCGGCCAACCACTGGCCGGTCGCCGTCGAGTGGCACAGCGCCAATCACCCGGACGCCATCCACATCTGCCAAGACCTGCATCAGGCCGATTGGTCGAAGGTCCCAGCTCACGACATCATGCTCGCGTCACCGTGCTGCCAGGGGCATTCGAAAGCCCGGGGCAAAAAGTCAGGCAATGCACAGCACGACGCATCCCGCTCGACAGCATGGGCGGTTGTGTCCGCCGCCGAGTACCACAAGCCCGAAGTTGTGCTGGTTGAGAATGTCGAAGAGTTCACGGACTGGGCACTGTATCCAGCCTGGTCGCAGGCCATGGCAGCGTTGGGCTACATGATCGCGCCGCACGTAGTCGACTGCGCTGATCTCGGCGTGCCACAGCACCGCGTGCGTCTGTTCCTGGTCTGCACACGCAGCAAGTCGCCGCTGATGCTCGAACTGCACCGGCGACAGCACGTTCCCGCCGCCAGCTTCCTGCAGTTCGACGCTGGGCGCTGGTCACCAATCGATAAGCCAGGGCGCGCGCAGGCCACTTTGGACCGGGTGCGCAACGGCCGAGAGCGATTCGGTGATCAGTTCATCATGCCCTACTACGGCAAGGGCTCAGGGCTGACCGGTCGTGATATCAACCGACCGATCGGCACCATTACTACGCTGGATCGCTGGGCGCTGGTTCGCGGCGATGAAATGCGGATGCTTTCGGCCAACGAAGCGCTGGCCGCCATGTCGTTCCCCGCTGATACCCTACGTCCCGACAACCACCGGCTGACCATGCACATGGCTGGCAACGCTGTTCCGCCGCTCGCCGGTCAGCGAATCATCGAAGCGCTGAAAGCAGCCGCCTGA